A genome region from Deltaproteobacteria bacterium includes the following:
- a CDS encoding hydroxyacid dehydrogenase — MRISQDEWPLDEAKMCGIVARESPDVIICGAEPITADVLRASKKLGMVMKHGVGVDNIDLDAAASLGIAVANTPGANNTSVADFTVAAMLALLRNLCEAHQETKAGFWRHYMGHELGRMRVGVIGTGNVGAEVVKRLYGFGATILAFDVVQNPGLISEYGVHYVTLEELLETSDIITLHVSLTNETRGMIGRQELQRMKKTALLINAARGELVDEDALYEHLKAGR, encoded by the coding sequence TTGCGTATCAGCCAAGACGAATGGCCCCTGGATGAGGCGAAGATGTGCGGGATCGTGGCACGGGAGAGTCCGGATGTCATCATATGCGGAGCGGAACCGATCACGGCGGATGTGCTGAGGGCATCGAAAAAACTGGGCATGGTCATGAAACACGGCGTCGGTGTCGACAATATCGACCTCGATGCCGCCGCTTCGCTGGGCATCGCAGTGGCCAATACGCCGGGAGCCAACAACACATCGGTCGCTGACTTTACGGTTGCCGCCATGCTGGCTCTGCTGCGGAATCTCTGCGAGGCGCACCAGGAGACGAAAGCCGGTTTCTGGCGTCACTATATGGGCCACGAGTTGGGCCGGATGAGGGTCGGCGTGATCGGCACCGGAAATGTCGGGGCCGAGGTCGTCAAGCGGCTCTATGGTTTCGGTGCAACCATACTCGCCTTCGATGTGGTGCAGAATCCCGGCTTGATTTCGGAATACGGGGTTCACTATGTGACGCTGGAGGAGCTTTTGGAGACATCTGACATCATTACCCTGCACGTCTCCCTGACGAACGAGACGAGGGGGATGATCGGCCGGCAGGAGCTTCAGAGGATGAAAAAAACCGCCTTGCTCATCAACGCTGCTCGTGGGGAACTGGTGGATGAGGATGCTCTGTATGAGCATTTGAAGGCCGGGCGGTGA